In the genome of Taeniopygia guttata chromosome 4, bTaeGut7.mat, whole genome shotgun sequence, the window GCATTTCCATCCTTTGGTTTTATGATCAGCCGGCTGCCCCCAGCAGTGCCTTCTGAAGAGGACCTCAGTCGTTTCTCAACAAATCTGCCTTCCCTGTATGGACTGAGGCTGCTGGCAAGATCAACTACAACGAGAGAAGCAATCAGCAATTGTTACAGGGAACTGCTCTCTACAAGTATTTTCTTAATGAGAACACTGCTTTGCTTGAAATaattacactgaaaataaatcatATGAGAAATATTCTGTGGAAAGCAGATCATGCTTCCCTAGATCAAGGTGTCACCTGGGCCCCCAGTTCAGCCCCAGAGACAGGCATGCTCAGCACACCATAGCCCAGGCAAGGGCTCCTCATAGAATCCAGAAAGATTCTTTGATccatctttttccttctccctttatTATAGGACATTCCCAAATTGCTGAAAGTAATATCTACCAGAGAAACTATCACTTGCCCGGTGGTGCCAGCCTGCCTTACCCTAGGCCCAAAGGCAAGTCCAGCTTTTGAAGGGCCAGGTGACAACTTTGTTACCCCTGCATAACAGGGATGCACATCAGTTTCCATTTCTGTTCAGCATTCCTAGTTTAGCCTTACACCTGCACCCTCCATCAGTCTGCAGTCAGGGGGCAAAATCCCAGTCCAGTTAAAACAGTAACACAtcagaaaagaggagaaaaaaatacattttgacaTGTCAGGGAAAATTTAGAGATGGGGACAGATAAAAGAGTAGTAGCATAATAAATGTCACACAGAAAATTTTACCTTTTGCATTTTGCAAGAGAATAGAGATTTTCTCTAAAGGTtctcaaaaaaatccatatcacataaaaatacataaaagtaTACTAAGAAATATGTGGCACATCAAACCTCCTCACACATCAATGTCACATTCACCATGCTATCTATAATGATATCAGGTATGATACCAGgtacagaagagaaaatatctATTACCAAAGAAAATGCACAGAAGTATTTTCTATTCACATCTTGGTTCAAATACTGTTTTAGAAAACCAAATGTTCAAACCAGTCTGTTTGCAAGAGGTATAAGTAATTATAACCACATCTTGCTGATTGCCATGTAAGGTTTTTCTGTATTTGACTCATTTCATATGGCACGCTTTTGTCTTATTTTCACTGGTTCCTTTGTACCCTTGATGAATTTCTAATTTGAAATACATTCTTCacaacaccagaaaaaaaagtattttgaacaGCACTAAAAACCAgaacttttctatttttttaaatcaacaaCTTTTATATAGTGCAGTATTAGCTCTAGTAATAAGAGCTATTTACAGATGAGACAATGTGGCAAGGAAGACAAACTGAGTGTTCAGGACCAGTAATACAGAtaaatgggaatattttttcccccaaagtgACTGAGGTTTCGAGTGAAAGAGGAGCCTCTGGTGAAAGCTAATTCAGTGGATTAATTTGACTTTCTATTGCCATTTATATACAAGATACCCAAGTAAGCCTAGCAGTGACTAATAATTCAAAAAAGCAAGATTGCTTTTGATTGCTTATAATCTACATGCCTAGATAAATATCCAAGCAAAATGATGGGTGTGAATTTATAGGAGCTTATACTTATCATCATTCATCTTCTAACACAATCACTACAAATGCTGCCTTGTTAACTCTCAAATTTTGCCCCCTCACATAGAGCCTCAGGATTAAGCAAGAAAGCACCAGTCATTAAGCTGGCTGGAGAAAATCAGCTGTCAGAGATAAATGTCTTCTGACAGGTGTCCTTCACTCAAGGGCCTGGTGCCTTATTTATCTGTATCTCTATAGACTGGGATTTCTAGGCACAGTCTTTCCACTTAATCTTGTTAGTACTCCAAATTACTCTTCATAAACTACAGACCTAGTGTGAAATTTAGATGGTAATTAACTCCCTCGGTTTCACAGATGACAAAATGAGAATTTGGACATTTATTTCAGATGGAAGCAGAAACAGGATCTCTCATACTTTGATAAAATACCCACTCGGAGCTATTCTATAACATCAGTTGAGTAGAGAAAGCAAGACTCTAGAAATTTCTAAACCCCGATCAATATAAAGTAAACGGCATTGTTTCCCGTAATCACACTACAGGAATATTTGTTTCTCCGGTGATGTTTCCATCCCAAATTATGCAACCCCATGGCTCAAGTCCAAAATAGCCATGTCTCAAGGAATCGTAGCCTCAGCCTCTAACACAAGCTGGGAATTTGCATTCTAATTCATTTTCTATTAAGCAAAGCATAGCCATGAACAGCACTGATGGGTGTTTGCAAACTCTTAAACTCAAAAAAAACACAGACTTTGCCTTTAATTCCTATAGTTCTGGGGAGGACACAATTTCTACTTTCTGAACTTCACAGTTAGCACTTGCAATTCTAAAAAACACTTTATGACAAAACAGTCATTATAGAAATGATAATGAATGACTCATAATGAATGACTCAAAACCCACCAAACTCAAAAATGAAAAGACCATGAAACATACCTTTAGGATGGTTTGATTCATAACCCTGTTGTGTTTTAAAGGACTGAGGTTCAGAACATGGAACAGCGTTAGACCCCACTAGAGGAACTGTGTTTCTCATGTGCTTGCATGGAGTGCTTTCATCTCTGCTGCCACTCAACCCCCGTGCCTTTGGGGAGAGTGTCACTGGTTCTTCACTATGCTGTAACGTCAAGGTTCCTAAATGTGCATTTTCTGAGTTAATTTTTTCTATGTGGCTGGCATCATTAATATGTAGTCCATTGGCTTGCAACAATACTTTTGTTTGATTAGCAACTGAGGTTTTGAATAAGGTACTGGATTCCACACTGCATGAGCTTGCATGACTCACAGGAGATACAACAGCAGAATGGCCAGCACTTTGCACAGTCTCTCTCTCcctcacaggagcagcagcaggattaaAGAAGATCTGAGAGGTAGAGACATCATGGCCAAAATCCTCTGTGAGCAGTGCCCCTGGCCCACTGCTGGGCAGGGCATCAGCCTCTGAAACAGAGTCCTCGGTCAGAGCGACGAAGTCCGAGGGGGTCTGGGCAGCCGTGAGGTCAGCCGAGAGCAGCGGGGACTGCAGGGAGCTGCCCATGCACTCCGTCGTCTCAGCCGAGCATGGAGGAGACAATTTGGCCATCACAGGTTCACTCTCCACATAGGATTTAACTTCCAGCAAGCACCTGGGCTGCTGCACAGAGGAAACTGACTGACTCTCTGGAACTGGTTTGGAAAATTTGTAGTGTGAGGAAAAAGATTTGGTGAGAAGTTTTCGTGTGGACTGTTTGACAGAATATCGGCTTCGCTCTTCTGCAAAGCCCGAATCATCGCCCTCATTCTTCCCAGAGCTTATGCAATTGATAAAGACATTCTTATTAGCTGAGGgctcctttcccttttcaaaATCGTCTGTCAAAGACCTTGTTATCTTCTTGTTACGTGAGCTGCCAAAGCCAACTGAATGCCTTCCTCTGCTTTTTATGTGCTCGTCTAAGCTGAGTTTTTGAAAAGTGCTAAGAGAGGACTGGGCACCATTTGAGATGTTAACATTTTGACTTGCCGAGTCAGACTTCTGCTCACTCCCTTTCTTGTTATGGAAGCTAATGGAAGGAGTGCGGAAAATACTCCGGCGCTTTCCGGTGCTCCCTGAGCTGGAGTTCGTGCTGGATGGGGAGGAGGTGTGGACACCAATGGCATTGGCAGAAGAAGGCGAGGAAGGAAGGGAGTCGTGTCTCCGGCTAACACTTCTCCTGAATATTGGCAAGCGAGATACGAGAGTCGATCGTCTGGATCCCGAGTCCCCCATCAGGGCACAAAGGGTCCGTGGTTCTTCACAGCCAATAAAATAACCTaggatgaaataaaaaacaggggggagggagggaataAGATTAATTATTCAGCCTCAAAGATCACTCAAACAGATTTGTCAGTCAGCCTAAATGCATGAGATGTCAACATCAATTTGCTGTACACACATTACTGAAGACTTGTAGCATTTCAAAGTGATGTTCAATAGCCAGCACTGAAAACTGAGCAAACATGTGGCTTAAAATATTCTACTGACAAAAGATCCAATTTTATATACAGTATTGGACAACAGTATTGTATACTGTTACACTGGGTAACAGTATAAAATCTAAATGCCAAAAGATCTATTAGTGTATCACCCAAACATCCTTGTTTTTAAGTTCTTCTTATAAACTGTAAGCGCTCCTCAAAGATAGTTCATTTTTCATGATCTGAGTAGAACATATCattattctgtatttctaaACACTCAGATTTTTGCATGAAAGAAGAGGATATAAATTTTCAATCTTCATTGAATTTTCAGTTGGATTTTAATTACTTTATGTGCTTCTGTTAAAGGCTGTATGTAACACCTTCCAATACAGAAAATGATGGCATTGCAATCCAGCCAAAATATGCAACACCAAAAATTCTTCCTAAAGAACTGTAAGGTCAAGGATTTTACTGTCAAAATATGGGATCATGTCTCTAGATTTGAACTGTAATGTCTTCTTTGAACATTTTTCTGAAATCCTCTCACAGCCTATTTGCTTATAATTAGctcttttttcatgttttttgaAATTAGTGAGAAGTGCTTCCATGCACAGGcacttgtaatttttttataaatatttaagcaAAAGTTCTTTCAATCAGCACTGTAGATGTACTGGAAGAATATTAATCTTTATGAAATACAGACCAGTTCCATCTCCTTTTTGTTCTTGTTATAATAAACTACCTCTGTGAAAGACAGGACCACAGAGAGACAGTAATAAAAACATGTATATATAATCACAAGAACAGGAGAAGCTGTAGGAATTATGCCCCAATGTCACTTCatgagctgctggtgctcagcaCGTAAAAATAAACTCCAAGTCATCTGTCTAGACAATGTTTGTATgtcaactgcaaaaacaaaGTAATTCATCTAATGAGCAATTTAATATGTGGCTCAGCAAGTATCAGTCAGCTATATATATTTAGGTAGtgtatacatacacacacatatatataaatggAAACAGAATTTATTTAAGTTTTATTAAAACTACATACATGTTATATAACTGTGAAAGAATGAGTAACAAGCTCAAAGACTGTTTCTGACTAGAGGCTGAATTGCACTTTTCTGCtgttaacatttctttttaaatgctaCTGCATCTTCAGAGTGGAGTACAGCTCCACTCTGAAGATGCAGTGCCAAGCAGCCACACTATTCACAAGCATCAGGAATCAATAAGCAATTTTGTAGTTTAGGATGAGAAAAACAGCTTGAGAATAGTCACGAATtgcaagaagccactggtgagCTCTGGTGGCAAGCTACAGCCTGACCTAGACAACGCCCATTGTTCTGTGACTGAAACCCCAATTTGAATTGTCTGTCTAGGGCAAAACTGGCAATACAGGACCACACAGAGTTACCAGAAAAACTTGACATCCAGCAGTGAACTGAAGCACAGCCAGCTGTTCCATTTCACTGACAGGTATGAAAGTTTGCATTTAGACCACTACATAAGAGCAACTGCAGTGGGAACAGTGCCAAGAACGCACGGCTCTGTGAACTCCCACAGGAACTGGTGTTATCCCAGCTTGTTCACCCGTCCACAACTCTGCCTACCCAAAATGGGCTTTTGAAAGCCACATCAAACCCTTCATCCCCTCCCCTTCTCTGGCTTCTTTAACCACTCCAAGACCCTAACTGCATTGGGGTTTCTTTGCTGTAGTGACTCTCTACCTTGCAGGCTTACTGGTACACATGGATAAGCACATACACACATGATTTTTACAGATTGTAAGaattctttcctgtgttttaaAGAGAGATCGAAATtgctgacaaaaaaaaccaaacctttaGCATGCAGTTGTACAATAGAATAGATTAAcaaagtacttttaaaaaataccttaaatcCCTATAGGCATTTTATGGGTGTATAAaacatttgctgctgctgttctcctgCCCATAGCTTAAACTGTCACTTCACTGAAGCCATCCTAGTTTGTAACTACAAAATTTTCCAAGCTGAAACCAGAAGGAAGCAGAAAACTGAGCAAAAAGCACACTCTGTAACTTGCACTAGGAATACAAAGACTGTGTCTAAATAATAAGAGATTATTCCTAAAGATTGACCCTGAATAAACATAGCTTTGGCCTTCCAGTTGGTAATAAATTTTAATAGAATATATTGCCTCTAACAGCAGATAACAAAATGGCATTTATTCAGTTGATTCCTCCTTTCCTGTCTCGTGAAGGAAGAACACAAACTGTCAGCATTCCTCTAATTGTCTAAGCAGCAGAAATCCTCACTCAATACAGTACAATACACTGTTTTTTTCTAGGTCTAAAACAGCTATCAGAGAATATTTCTTAAAGCATACACCATTGTGCAAATATACCTGTATACATGCATGCCCATGTGCATACACTGTTTGAATGTTGTGAATGTTCTAGTAAGATTTTTAACAGTAATGATTTAATAGAATTACATatcatatatatacacacacattttgCACTGTTAACCAGTCAAAGCTTATCATTAAGTTAAAATGACAACTTCTCTGCTTGCAACACAAGGAAAAATAACAAGTATTTCAAGACAGCAATACTTTCAGATACTACTGAAATCTGGTATTccgttaatttttttttatttttttgcttacaGCAGAGGAGCTATAAACTGTCATATATGTCCTCTTATGACTAACGATTGGAGGTGTTTCCTTTCAGTCTCCACATTTAACATGAGTATTTGTACTTGCAACTTTACACTAATAACACTTACAGAGTAAAATTCACTCCAGCTACATCCCCGCAAAaccattaattttatttatttaaaatcctTTTCTCTACTGGCATCATTCTTAAAACCTtcaacagaggaaaaagaaaagagaagagaaagacacCTTTATTTAGACTCCTTGTTTAGGACAAAATATGCTAGCACATAATGAGAATACTCAAGAAAACAGGCACACTATTCTGTGTGGACGTTTGAATCTTGATCAAATACACAGCCATTACTTTGTAATACTTTTGAATTCTAAAACCCAGTTACTActgaaactgaaatatttactCAGTGCTGAACAAGAcagaaaatttttgctttttatggAATGCATTTTTCAATGCATATTCTTGCAGCTGGCATTACACAAGACATGTTAATATAATGACAGAAAATGACAAAGCTACTATGCAAACAACTGCAGGCATAGTAATAGTGGATTATTTCGGAAAATTCTCTTCCTCAAGAGCTTGGCTACAGCTGAGAGTTTCTGAGCTCCTGTGCTCAGACCAATGGAATTGAGAAACCAAGTGtgagcaaaatatttaaaaagttaatGAGATGGAAATAGCTTCCTTTCATGTTGGTCTGCACCAAAACAttgcaaaatgcaaattaatcttaaaaatatcttaatatCACATATTTAATTGTCAGAGAAGACCAAGAAGTCAAGTTTTTTATAGTTGGGCCTTACTCTTTCCCCACAGGAGATCTTTGGAGGAACCATCCAGCTAATGTTGTAATATCAGGCCTTTATCTTGCCTACAGAAGTTGTCTGACTATAAAAAAACACAAGGTAAAAATTATACAGGTATAATTGTATATAGTATACATTGTATACTATATACAATTATTGTATATATTACTGTATTGTATATATTACTGTATCTTGTCAAAAGAGACAAATTGCTCAACTTTCAGACAGTGAATCTAATTGTAGGAAGAAAAACCCACAAGTGTTAAAACAGGCAAAATTGTCAAAATATTACACCAGTATCTCCAGAGAAATCTACTCCATCAGTTCAACAGCTGAAACCCAAAATACAGtactttttatttcagcttctgCCCAGCAGCTACTCTCACAAGTGTGCCAAAACTCAGCCCTTTCAATAAACAGCAATTCCTTGTGCTTCTGGTTTTGAACCCCAGCAGATGGAGCCATGGGTCTACTTTCTCAATAACTGCAAATATGAAAAAGCAAGTCTGTGCCTTTTACATTTCTTACTACCTTTGAGGCAAAATTTAGGAATTGAAATTATGTGTGAATTTTACCATTATCATAATTACATGTATACACAAAAGACAAGATATGTTTATTCAACACTGTAATGTGTAGGGGAGTGCAAACACTGTCttcataaataaacaaacacactACTACCTCTCAACACTTTCTAAACAAAGCTTCCCTAAAGCGGTTCTTAAACATGCAATTCCTAGAAATATTAAACAACATCTTCCACACGAGAAACAAAATTGAATTAGCTATCAAAGTTTAAAATGGGAGATGACATGACACACATAGCTGAAACGCCTCAAACCTTAAATCAGAGCAGAATATCAATAAGCATATGGAAGATTTTTAGGCTTCACTCATAGTTTAAGGATGATGATACATTTTCTTTATTACTTAGACCTGGGAACTGTACAATAAAGAAGAACACACAGGACTAAGATATTCATCTTACACTGCGAAAATCCCGCCTCCATCCCTCACAGGAGCACTACCATGCAGCAGGAGGCAAGGACCACATCACACAGCCAGTCTCTACAGACCAGCTGGCTCCAGCCttacacagaaattaaatttgccCCAGGATACTACAAATACCCACAAAActacatgaaaataaatggttttaaTTGTTGGTGCGTCAACAGAAGTCCTGATGCAGCTGATACACTTGCAAGTAGTAGTCCTTTAGTCCATGGGGTAACATTATAGCCTGTGGCTCCCACCCAAATTGTTAAGCTTCCATCATCTGGATTCCAGCACTGCGCATTTAAGCATTACTGCTGTCAATAAAGTTCTAATATTATTTGTCTCTCTAGTATGTTTGTGACTTGGTTTTAcctgcacagctcccagagGTCACTGTGTGTCATCAAGCCTGTCCATGAGCACAATGCAGGAGTCTAAAAAAGCCATTAACATCAGtttacatttaaaacaaaagcaaacaaacaccaaaTAAATACTCAGGGCTTTAGTGGTTACCAAGGACAATGTAACCAAATTAATAGGATCTTATTGAAAACACCAGCAAAGCCAAATGCCTGAACAATAGAAAGCACTAGCTAGGAAAGGGGGTTTTGAAACAATCTGGGTTTGCAAATTAAACGAGTGAAACTCTAATACATAACAGCTTCACTTGCTTTTGTGAATAACactcttccctcttccttccttgTGCATGTAACCCTCGCAGCATGGTAGCATGGTACAGAGCTACAGAGTGTATTCTGTGGAACAGCAGCCACAGTCATCATTCTCACAGTCAAATTTTACAAGCTCCTACCATGTCCACGCCTGCTTGGAGGTTAGTTTTTCTGAACAGTTTTTATAAACAACTGGAGAGTACCTAACACAGGTTATGTATGTCTATATATGCACTTGTAAAATTCCACACTCATATTCCACTCTGTACTGAAAATGTAATTGGGCAACAAAAGCTTTTATgtatctgggaaaaaaaaaaaaaaaagaaaaaaaaccaaaacaaaccacaaaaaggACAACCcgcacacacaaaacaaaaaaaaaaaaaaaaccaaaaaaaaaaaaaaacaagaacacAGAACACAGAATCCAACCACTGAGTTACCCTAAGGCAAGAGATGAGATTTCTTTCAGTTTCCTGCATTCTGCAGCCCAGGCCTATCTTTATTTTCACATACTCCCATGCTTTCAGGAAATGAGAGAGGAAACAAGCAGATAAATTTGCAATAAAGAAGTCTGAAGCTACACAAATACATCAAAAGTCCAACTCCCATTCTGACTGGTCTTGTACCAGTTGAAGACAGTGATTTCATATATCCATAACTGCTATTCCCAGTGTTGTGATTGAATTAGAAGTGCAATCATCATTCAAAGACAGTAACTGTAGGTAAGTTATCTAATATGTCCTCTTTTGACTTAAGTTAGCCAGAAGGCAAATGTTAGCATAAGTTACACACAACTCATTCTATCATTTATTATCACTGGGTATGTAAATTTATCCTAC includes:
- the CCSER1 gene encoding serine-rich coiled-coil domain-containing protein 1 isoform X5: MSSADSSSVEEILFSVSGHPEVSTGLHVGYFIGCEEPRTLCALMGDSGSRRSTLVSRLPIFRRSVSRRHDSLPSSPSSANAIGVHTSSPSSTNSSSGSTGKRRSIFRTPSISFHNKKGSEQKSDSASQNVNISNGAQSSLSTFQKLSLDEHIKSRGRHSVGFGSSRNKKITRSLTDDFEKGKEPSANKNVFINCISSGKNEGDDSGFAEERSRYSVKQSTRKLLTKSFSSHYKFSKPVPESQSVSSVQQPRCLLEVKSYVESEPVMAKLSPPCSAETTECMGSSLQSPLLSADLTAAQTPSDFVALTEDSVSEADALPSSGPGALLTEDFGHDVSTSQIFFNPAAAPVRERETVQSAGHSAVVSPVSHASSCSVESSTLFKTSVANQTKVLLQANGLHINDASHIEKINSENAHLGTLTLQHSEEPVTLSPKARGLSGSRDESTPCKHMRNTVPLVGSNAVPCSEPQSFKTQQGYESNHPKVDLASSLSPYREGRFVEKRLRSSSEGTAGGSRLIIKPKDGNAEDLNSLRKQRASSSSSKMNSMDVLNNLGSCELDEDDLMLDLEFLEEQHHQRSVCREDSCQSIVSCAAVVLAPVETTVDTRKKEQMRMPDVSKQNLSLKLSKEVEQGEARYPRVSQLAGSPSVEWPFAGLEEGGGIESLPFRLMLQDCTAVKTLLLKMKRVLQESTDMSPAGSTASLPVSPLPEEPLFFKDGIKDECSVLKLQLKERDELIAQLREELEKAQCFQKALASQADKSTQTELVGHDGTALGSAPVPSRRQLYYISSQNGEPKSQHKGQKVSTYSHRGPF
- the CCSER1 gene encoding serine-rich coiled-coil domain-containing protein 1 isoform X7; translation: MSSADSSSVEEILFSVSGHPEVSTGLHVGYFIGCEEPRTLCALMGDSGSRRSTLVSRLPIFRRSVSRRHDSLPSSPSSANAIGVHTSSPSSTNSSSGSTGKRRSIFRTPSISFHNKKGSEQKSDSASQNVNISNGAQSSLSTFQKLSLDEHIKSRGRHSVGFGSSRNKKITRSLTDDFEKGKEPSANKNVFINCISSGKNEGDDSGFAEERSRYSVKQSTRKLLTKSFSSHYKFSKPVPESQSVSSVQQPRCLLEVKSYVESEPVMAKLSPPCSAETTECMGSSLQSPLLSADLTAAQTPSDFVALTEDSVSEADALPSSGPGALLTEDFGHDVSTSQIFFNPAAAPVRERETVQSAGHSAVVSPVSHASSCSVESSTLFKTSVANQTKVLLQANGLHINDASHIEKINSENAHLGTLTLQHSEEPVTLSPKARGLSGSRDESTPCKHMRNTVPLVGSNAVPCSEPQSFKTQQGYESNHPKVDLASSLSPYREGRFVEKRLRSSSEGTAGGSRLIIKPKDGNAEDLNSLRKQRASSSSSKMNSMDVLNNLGSCELDEDDLMLDLEFLEEQHHQRSVCREDSCQSIVSCAAVVLAPVETTVDTRKKEQMRMPDVSKQNLSLKLSKEVEQGEARYPRVSQLAGSPSVEWPFAGLEEGGGIESLPFRLMLQDCTAVKTLLLKMKRVLQESTDMSPAGSTASLPVSPLPEEPLFFKDGIKDECSVLKLQLKERDELIAQLREELEKAQCFQKALASQADKSTQTELVGHDILKSWRAQHWEVLLYLLAGNYVLPPVILQ
- the CCSER1 gene encoding serine-rich coiled-coil domain-containing protein 1 isoform X3, which gives rise to MSSADSSSVEEILFSVSGHPEVSTGLHVGYFIGCEEPRTLCALMGDSGSRRSTLVSRLPIFRRSVSRRHDSLPSSPSSANAIGVHTSSPSSTNSSSGSTGKRRSIFRTPSISFHNKKGSEQKSDSASQNVNISNGAQSSLSTFQKLSLDEHIKSRGRHSVGFGSSRNKKITRSLTDDFEKGKEPSANKNVFINCISSGKNEGDDSGFAEERSRYSVKQSTRKLLTKSFSSHYKFSKPVPESQSVSSVQQPRCLLEVKSYVESEPVMAKLSPPCSAETTECMGSSLQSPLLSADLTAAQTPSDFVALTEDSVSEADALPSSGPGALLTEDFGHDVSTSQIFFNPAAAPVRERETVQSAGHSAVVSPVSHASSCSVESSTLFKTSVANQTKVLLQANGLHINDASHIEKINSENAHLGTLTLQHSEEPVTLSPKARGLSGSRDESTPCKHMRNTVPLVGSNAVPCSEPQSFKTQQGYESNHPKVDLASSLSPYREGRFVEKRLRSSSEGTAGGSRLIIKPKDGNAEDLNSLRKQRASSSSSKMNSMDVLNNLGSCELDEDDLMLDLEFLEEQHHQRSVCREDSCQSIVSCAAVVLAPVETTVDTRKKEQMRMPDVSKQNLSLKLSKEVEQGEARYPRVSQLAGSPSVEWPFAGLEEGGGIESLPFRLMLQDCTAVKTLLLKMKRVLQEDGIKDECSVLKLQLKERDELIAQLREELEKAQCFQKALASQADKSTQTELVGHDILKSWRAQHWEVLLYLLAGNYTTYPVRMVSQNLSTRDRKSALTPTEDPFRHPPGNQAAAYESKSCQLSNLCLSSLLKEKEIVEAIKHTRGTYESLASEATQNGLAVTAPSTAKPASKADGCPMFSGAPKDQSAVPRQHTTFTGRLGQPPRGPISLHMYSRKNVFLHHNLHTAELQTLGQQDG